In the Candidatus Polarisedimenticolia bacterium genome, one interval contains:
- a CDS encoding dockerin type I repeat-containing protein — MVFLMAVSGAAFVGPPLEGESGRGAASPEQAGGIRVRGQGQELRNFRRGDTNADGRSDISDAIAALGFLFLGKPEKLACEKSADVNDDGKIDLSDPIALLGYLFLGVTAPPEPSGACGTDGTPGVEGASAKRRKANLEGIWAKESHG, encoded by the coding sequence ATGGTTTTTCTCATGGCAGTTTCCGGTGCGGCCTTCGTGGGTCCGCCGCTTGAGGGGGAGTCCGGCAGGGGAGCAGCGAGTCCGGAGCAGGCAGGCGGGATCAGGGTACGGGGCCAAGGACAGGAACTTCGGAACTTCCGCCGTGGCGATACGAACGCTGACGGCAGGTCCGACATCTCGGACGCCATCGCCGCCCTCGGCTTCCTCTTCCTCGGCAAACCCGAAAAGCTCGCCTGCGAGAAGAGCGCCGACGTCAACGACGACGGCAAGATCGACCTCTCGGACCCGATCGCGCTCCTCGGATACCTGTTCCTGGGCGTGACGGCGCCGCCCGAACCGTCCGGGGCGTGCGGGACGGATGGGACGCCGGGGGTTGAAGGGGCGTCCGCAAAGCGTCGGAAGGCGAATCTTGAGGGGATCTGGGCGAAAGAATCGCATGGATGA